The DNA segment GATAATCTTCGGTCACGGTATTTCCATTGTAGGTTAAAGTACTTTCGGTAAATTTATGAATTCCATTGACGACAAGTCGAATGTCTTTATCTTCAAAATTATTAGAAATAAGATCTATTGGAAAAGAAGTTACAGGATAGTTTCTGTGATGAGGCTTAAATGTAAAATCAAGTTTTTCTTTTTCATTAGGAGCAATCGTACTGCCTGAAAGGATAAATGACATTTCGTCAAAGTCATCATTTATCTTAATTACATCGGATATACTTAATGCTATGTTTCCAATATTTCTTATAAAAAGCTCTCCCTGTATTACTGTGCCATTTTGGGTAGATGGTAGATTATAACCTAATCTATAATCAATCTCATTTCCTTCTTTATCTTCAAATTGTAATATAGCCTCTTCCACAGTAGTCGAAAAATCTACGACAATCTTAGGTTGGTCAGGGTCAGTCGTATTGAATGTTAGGGATACATCCTTTTGGCCAATACTTGAAGGTACTAATGACAAGGTGTAAGTTAAAGATGCATTGGGTGGTATCGTTTTAAAAACACCACTGTTCGAAACGGTATATTCTTTTTTTGCTGCACCTTCAATGTTTACTCCATTAATAGTAAGATCGGTATTTCCAGTATTTTTGATCACAAAATCATAGGTCTGTACTTGGTGTGGAATAGGGTCTTTTACTATAGAGTTTTGAGTAGTTAATTTATTTCCTTCAAAATAAACTTCTGTTACGGGTGCCAAGACATTACCTGTTATCATAATATCAACCGCATCTTTTTGTCCACGTTGCAATACATGTTTAAGAGTTGCTTGTATAGGTCCCTTTTTCTTTGCTTGGAAGTAAATGTTGTTATTATAGTTCTCACCGGGAGCAAATACTTCTTTTGATTGAAACGAATAGTCTAAACGATGGGTATCATTATTAACTATTGGAGGTTCCACATACATATAACCTTCCCCATTATTCGTCATATTTAAGGTGAAATTTTTACTCTCTCCTATTTCCATATTCCCTAGATCAATCGTATTATTTGTGACGGGGTAATCGGACGAAGTGATTAATAATTCTCCTTCTTTATCATTTACTAATGTCGTAAATGTAACTACAGGTTCTTGAGTATCTGTCGTCGTAAATGTAACTGTAGATTCTTTTCTATCTATGTTATCTGATGGACTATAGAAACAGAAAATGGATGTTTTATTTTTGGGTTGAATAGTTAATACCTCATTCTGATAAAAGGTAAAAGCACTATTTTCTGATATTGAAATTTTTGAAATTATAAGTTCTTCATTATCAGATTCATTCTTTATAATTATTTGCCTTGCCATCAAAGATGGATGAACACCAGGATTCCCAAAATTGATAGAGGAATTATTAGAAAAAGCGATTTCTTCATTTTTATCATTCAGTGTATACAAAGCTAGTTTTCCTTGTGATAACACTGAGGTGGAAGTTGCTAAAATTAGGATAGATAAAAGATGGAGAGAAGTTAAATTTACTCTTAACATTAGGTTTTGATATTTAGTTGAAATGGAGAGTTAGTCCCTCTCAGAATTTCAGTAGTAATGGATTGAATAGATTGAAAATTATTTTGTAAGATTAATTTATAGGTGTTGAAATAACAACATATAGATCATCCTTTTAACGGATCTAATTCGTAATTGACAATTATTAATAACTCACTCAAATTATGACGGTTATT comes from the Flammeovirga agarivorans genome and includes:
- a CDS encoding choice-of-anchor D domain-containing protein; the protein is MLRVNLTSLHLLSILILATSTSVLSQGKLALYTLNDKNEEIAFSNNSSINFGNPGVHPSLMARQIIIKNESDNEELIISKISISENSAFTFYQNEVLTIQPKNKTSIFCFYSPSDNIDRKESTVTFTTTDTQEPVVTFTTLVNDKEGELLITSSDYPVTNNTIDLGNMEIGESKNFTLNMTNNGEGYMYVEPPIVNNDTHRLDYSFQSKEVFAPGENYNNNIYFQAKKKGPIQATLKHVLQRGQKDAVDIMITGNVLAPVTEVYFEGNKLTTQNSIVKDPIPHQVQTYDFVIKNTGNTDLTINGVNIEGAAKKEYTVSNSGVFKTIPPNASLTYTLSLVPSSIGQKDVSLTFNTTDPDQPKIVVDFSTTVEEAILQFEDKEGNEIDYRLGYNLPSTQNGTVIQGELFIRNIGNIALSISDVIKINDDFDEMSFILSGSTIAPNEKEKLDFTFKPHHRNYPVTSFPIDLISNNFEDKDIRLVVNGIHKFTESTLTYNGNTVTEDYPIDFGRVDINHGKEVVILVENEGNLPVTINNVNFKNPLQTDFEIKSFTQTEITSGGKGEIKVICNTSKFNELIDVVLSVETNDYLYPIQTVKLTANPVKSDLYISNPSGTMAVWDGDTEKFGSLTIDQDREYTYVLKNRGGAPLNIQSLVVANTDKFDLNFETPQFPIQLAPQEEVEVKMKATSPKVPGTFSTKVEINTDEPNRNRFTFYVEFTNKVPVIEVSSLDVITTNTTIDFDKIESYQLTLKNIGNEILELDNVNINNKAFTTEYNQEITFLRPEETLDITIHYNEKQNTNNVGVFSIASNDINIPNFTLYLEERKSTVTNIHHVKNTIKVFPNPATDLLTIQGLEKTSQIHIVNLQGILMMECWSDRTVNISHLPSGVYMLQIEKGSTIKFIKK